Part of the Williamwhitmania sp. genome, ATTGGGTATTCCTTCTTTTTTGATACACCAGTTGAGCGCGGGTTGAAGAGGGAGAATGCGCAGCTATACAATCAGTTTGATACGCTTTCCAAAAGGTTCGATCAGGTGGAAAAGGTTATTACTGACCTTGAGCAACGCGATGAAAATATTTACCGAACTATATTTGAGGCTGAACCCATTCCGTTATCTGTTCGGACCGCTGGAATGGGGGGTGTTGCTCGATATGACGAGCTGGAGACTATGTCAAACCCTAAAATTGTAATAGAATCTTTCAAAACGTTAGAAAAACTAAGCAATCGAGTAAAAGTACAGAGTCGGTCGCTCGAACAATTAACCGAGCTGGCTAAGCGTAAGGAGGAAATGATGCAATGCCTCCCTGCTATACAGCCTATTAGAAATACCGATCTCAGGCGCGTCGCTTCACCCTTTGGTATGCGGATTCACCCCTTTTATAAAGTGTTGAAAATGCATACTGGTATGGATTTCACTGCTGCTACAGGAACTGATGTTTTTGCTACAGGAGATGGTACAGTCACTAGGGTTGAGCAATCCCAACGTGGGTTTGGGAACGTGGTGGAAATCGATCATGGTTTTGGCTATAAAACGCTCTATGCGCATCTAAGTGCCTTCAATGTTCGTCAGGGTCAGCATGTGAAACGTGGCGATGTTATTGGTAAGGTTGG contains:
- a CDS encoding M23 family metallopeptidase, with product MGKGKYHFNPDSLSFDKVRLSLRNKITKGATYFFASAVIAIVYYIGYSFFFDTPVERGLKRENAQLYNQFDTLSKRFDQVEKVITDLEQRDENIYRTIFEAEPIPLSVRTAGMGGVARYDELETMSNPKIVIESFKTLEKLSNRVKVQSRSLEQLTELAKRKEEMMQCLPAIQPIRNTDLRRVASPFGMRIHPFYKVLKMHTGMDFTAATGTDVFATGDGTVTRVEQSQRGFGNVVEIDHGFGYKTLYAHLSAFNVRQGQHVKRGDVIGKVGNSGMSMAPHLHYEVWKNNSPINPINFYFNDLTPAEYDRLIELAANSGQSLD